In Pseudomonas sp. HR96, the DNA window CGGCCTGCTGCTGACGTCGCCATTGGCTCTGCAGGTAGAAATAGCGCAGCAGCAACCCGGACATGATCAGCCCGATCAAGCCATGGCGCAGGTAGCGGTTGACCTCGACAGGGTCGGCGGTGACGCTGCCGAGCTTGAAATAATCGGTCACTGCTGTGCCCAGCAGGGTCAGCAGCACCACCAGCAGGCAGCACAGGACCCCGGCAGCGCCGGCAGCGAGCCGCGCCAGCCAGGGCCGCAGGCCACACAGCAGGGCCGCCGACAGCAGCACAATCCACTGCACGAACAAGGACGTCAGGCCCAGCCGGACCCAGTTGAAGCCCTGGGTCATGGGCTCGGACAGCACCAGCACCAGTACCAGCAGCTCGGCCAGCAGAATCAGCATCAGCAGCGCCGGCGGCAGGCACAGTTCCGGCAGAAAAAACTCGGAGACTTCCTTGCGTGTGGTTTTCAATCCAGACATCCCGGCTTGGTTTGGCGGCGCCTGCGGCAGGCAGGCAACCCTGTTATTATTGCAGGCAATTTCCCGATCACGCCTTCCACGAGCCCATTCATGAGCACTGACAAGACCAACCAGTCCTGGGGCGGCCGCTTCAGTGAACCCGTCGACGCCTTTGTCGCGCGCTTCACCGCCTCCGTCAATTTCGACCAGCGCCTGTATCGCCACGACATCATGGGCTCGGTTGCCCACGCCAGCATGCTGGCCAAGGTCGGCGTGCTGACCGATGCCGAGCGCGACAGCATCGTCGCCGGGCTGCAGACCATCCAGGGCGAAATCGAGGCCGGCAGCTTCGAGTGGCGCGTGGATCTGGAAGACGTGCACATGAACATCGAGGCGCGCCTGACCGACCGCATCGGCATCACCGGCAAGAAACTGCATACCGGGCGCAGCCGCAACGATCAAGTCGCCACCGACATCCGCCTGTGGCTGCGTGACGAGATCGACCTGATCCTGGCCGAGATCACTCGCCTGCAACAGGGGCTGCTGGAGCAGGCAGAGCGCGAAGCCGAGACCATCATGCCCGGCTTCACCCACCTGCAGACCGCGCAGCCGGTGACCTTCGGCCACCACCTGCTGGCCTGGTTCGAAATGCTCAGCCGCGACTACGAACGCCTGGTCGACTGCCGCAAGCGCACCAACCGCATGCCCCTGGGCAGCGCCGCGCTGGCGGGCACCACCTACCCCATCGACCGCGAATACACCGCGCAGCTGCTGGGCTTCGATGCCGTGGGCGGCAACTCGCTGGACAACGTCTCGGATCGCGACTTCGCCATCGAATTCTGCTCGGCGGCGAGTATCGCCATGATGCACCTGTCGCGCTTTTCCGAAGAGCTGGTGCTGTGGACCAGCGCGCAATTCCAGTTTATCGACCTGCCCGACCGTTTCTGCACCGGCAGCTCGATCATGCCGCAAAAGAAAAACCCCGACGTGCCCGAGCTGGTGCGCGGCAAGAGCGGCCGTGTGTTCGGCGCACTAATGGGCCTGCTGACCTTGATGAAGGGCCAGCCGCTGGCCTACAACAAGGACAACCAGGAAGACAAGGAGCCGCTGTTCGACGCGGCCGACACCCTGCGCGACTCGCTGCGCGCCTTCGCCGACATGATCCCGGCCATCAAGCCGCGCCCTGCGGTGATGCGCGAGGCGGCCCTGCGCGGCTTCTCCACCGCCACCGACCTGGCCGACTACCTGGTACGCCGTGGCCTGCCGTTCCGCGACTGCCATGAAATCGTCGGCCACGCGGTGAAGTACGGCGTGCAGAGCGGCAAGGACCTGGCCGAGATGAGCCTGGAAGAGCTGCGCCAGTTCAGCGACCAGATCGAGCAGGACGTGTTCGCCGTGCTGACCCTGGAAGGCTCGGTGAACGCCCGCAACCACATCGGCGGCACCGCGCCGGCGCAGGTGCGTGCGGCCGTGCAGCGTGGCCAGGCGTTGCTCGCCAGCCGCTGACCGATGCTGCAGGCCCGAGCTCGCTCGGGCCTGCAGGATAACGGGCGACACTGCCCAACCCGAGGACACGCCATGAACGACATCAACACCGCAGAAGACCAGGATTTCGTCGACAACACCCTGATCGAAGCCATCCAGAACCAGATCGACAGCGACAACCCGCCGGCCACCAAGGCCACCTTCAACAAGCTGACCCTGGTCGGCTGGGAGCGCGAAGAAATCCTCGACGTGATGGCCCAGGTGCTGGCGGTCGAGATCGACGCCATGCTCGAAGCCGATCGGCCGTTCGACACCGCCTGGTACGAAGCCGCCCTGCGCGCGCTGCCGACCCTGCCCGAACAATTGCAAGGTGGCGACGAATAACCGCGCGACCACGGCATAAACCGCAGACCCCGACTACACTGGGAAAAGTCCTCGGCCCACCCGGCCCACTGTCGGCAGCCCAGGCCCATTCCAAGAAAAGTCTGGAGTCCCTATGTCGTATACCCCCGAGTTGGTTGCCGAACTGGAAATCCTTGCGCTGTACAACCTTAGCAACACCCGCGAGGGGCTGAAGATCCACCACACGGCCTCGCCAGAGGCGGTCGCTGCCGCCCAGCGCCTGTATGACAAGGAGCTGACCACCCAACCCGATGGCGGCTACCTGACCAGCCTGGGCCTGGACGCGGCCGGCCATGCGCAGTCGCTGCTGACCATCCTCAACGTCGCCGAAGCGGCCTGAATCCCGCACGCTCGCCCCTCCCCTGTTTCGCCAGCCTTGGGGAAAAGGCTGGCGAATAGCTAGCCATCGCCCTTCATTTTCGCGGCACGCCGCCGATAACCCTGAACAGCCTGTCTTTCCTTGACTGTCAGCGAGTTTTGTCGCCTTGAATGCCCAATGACGCGCGATTACGAAATCCGTCCCAACCTGGATGAAGGGGTCGACCGTGAGGTCCTGGCCAAGCTTCGCGCGCGCTTCATGAAACTCAACCAAGGACGCATGGCGCGGGCGGTGGAGGGCCTGTCGACGCGCCAGCAGCTGGTACTCAAGCTGATGCCGCTGCTGTTTCACGTCAACCATCCACTGCTGCCCGGCTACGTCTCGGGCGCCACTCCGGCGGGCATCTCGCGCTACGAGCCGGAGGCCGACGAGCTGGCCGAAGTGCAGCGCCTGACCCGCTCGTTTTCCTACCGCACGCGCCCGGCCCATGCGCCCCGGCCGATCCAGGGCCTGTTCCTGATGGGCAGCCTGGGCACCCTGGCCCAGGCTGAAAACAGCGACCTGGATGTGTGGGTGTGCCACGACCCGGACCTGGGCGAGCCGGCCCTGGAAGAACTGCGCAAGAAATGCAGCCTGCTGGAGGCCTGGGCCGAAACCCAGGGCGCCGAGGTGCATTACTTCCTCATCGACACGCAAAGCTTCGCCAAGGGCGAACGGGCCGACGAGCTGAGCACCGAGAACTGCGGCTCGACCCAGCATTACCTGCTGCTCGACGAGTTCTACCGCACCGCCATCTGGGTCGCCGGGCGCACGCCACTGTGGTGGCTGGTGCCGGTCTACGACGAGGCGCGCTACCCGCAATACGTGCACACCCTGCTGTCCAAGCGCTTCATTCGCGAGGACGAGATGCTCGACCTCGGGCACATGGCGCACATTCCCGCCGGCGAATTCATCGGCGCCGGCCTGTGGCAGCTGTACAAGGGCCTGGAGTCGCCCTACAAGTCGGTGCTCAAGCTGCTGCTGACCGAGGTCTACGCCAGCGAGCACCCCAACGTGCAGTGCCTGAGCCTGCGCTTCAAACAGCAGGTGTTCGCCAACCGTTTGGACCTCGACGAACTCGACCCGTACATGGTGGTGTACCGCCGCATCGAGGAATACCTGCGCGGGCGCGGCGAGCTCGAGCGCCTGGAGCTGGTGCGGCGCAGCTTCTACCTCAAGGTCAACAAGCGCCTCACCGGGCCGCGCCAGCGCACGCACAACTGGCAGCGCGAACTGGTGGCGCGGCTGGCCGAGGAATGGGGCTGGGACGGCCATCAGCTCGAAGCGCTGGACAGCCGCGGCCAGTGGAAGGTGCGCCAGGTGGTCAGCGAACGGCGCATGGTGGTGCGCGAGCTCAACTACAGCTACCGCTTCCTCACCCAGTTCGCGCGCAACCAGCAGGGCGCGAGCCTGATCAACAAGCGCGACTTCAACGTGCTGGGGCGGCGCCTGTATGCGGCGTTCGAGCGCAAGGCCAACAAGATCGAAGTGATCAACCCCGGCATCGCCCCGGACCTGGCCGAAGACACCCTGACCCTGGTCCAGGCGCCGGACAAGCGCGAGCCCGGCCTGACCCACTGGAGCCTGTACAACGGCAGCCTCGGCGCCTACGAGTGGGAGCGCTTCGCGCCCTTCAAGCGCTGCCGGCACCTGCTCGAACTGCTGACCTGGAGCCACCGCAACGGCGTGATCGACAGCACCACGCGCCTGGCGCTGCACCCCGGCAGCAGCGACCTGACCGAGTTCGAGCTGTTCAACCTGATCCACAGCCTGCAGCAGAGCATTCCGCTCCCCCTAAGCACGGTGCCCGAAGAGCAGCTGCTGACCCCGGCGGTGCCGATGCAGGTGCTGCTGCTGGTGAACATCGGCGTCGACCCGCTCAAGCATCACCGCGACCTGAACATCCTCATGACCACCGAGCGCACCGACTCGCTGAGCTACGCCGGGGCCCGCGAGAACCTGGTGCTGACCCTCGACCAGGCCGTGCTCAACAGCTGGAACGAATTGCAGGTGCGTCGCCACGACGGCCCCCACGCCCTGCTCGAGTGCCTGCGCGACTACCTCAACGCCCTGCCCGAGAACCTCGCGCCGACCGTGGTCAAGGTGCGCTGCTTCTGCCACAACCGCGCCCCGGCCATCGCCCAGCGCGTGGAGATGCTGCTGCGCAACTCGCAGAAGCTGCTGCGCACGCGGTTGGGCTACCGCTACCTGATCCAGGTGGAGAAGCACTATCACATCCTGCACCTGGTGCCCGGCAACGTCACTCACGTGGCCCTGGCGTCGATGGCCGAACTGCTCGAATACCTGGGCCGCGAACTGGCCAGCTACAGCCCGCTGTATTTGGACCCCAAGGCCCTGGAAGACAGCGACCTGGCGCTGCTGCTGCCCCAGGCCCAGCCCGAATGCATCCAGGTGTTCTATCGCCTGCGTGGCACCCAGGCCGACCTCTACGTGCTCGACGAGCACAACGCCCTGTGGCAGCAACGGGTGCACCTGCATGACGAGAACAACCTGCTGATTCATCTGCAGCGCTTCTTCGAGTCGACCCTGCAGCGCCGCGAATCGATCATCGAGCCGGAAAACCCGCGGCACTCGGCGATCCACGAAATCCTCTTCTACCGCATCGAGGCCCAGCCCAACAGCCGCGCCGGGCGCCTGGAACCCCGGGCCGCGCCCGCCACGCCGGTGAGCAAGCCGTTCTATGACGTGCAGGCGATCATCGGCCGCGGCGCTGCCGGCGGCCAGGTGCAGGTCACGCTGTATTGCAACGAACGGGAGTTTTCCCAGCTGGACTACGGCGATCAGCTGTTCGCCCGGGTGGCCGAAGAGATTCTCGGCCAGCGCAGCGAGACCGAGCACTACCCCTGCTACATCACCGACGTCGACCTGACCGGGCTGCTGGGCAAGGGCATCGGCTCGACCAACCTGCACCTGCGCTACAAGACCGAGCTGGAGAAGTCGCTGAACCGGGCGATGGATGAGTTGTAGCCCAGGCGCGGGAGGGGCAAAGCCCCGAGACGCCGCAGGCAGGTTTGATCTTCAACCCTGGGCCAAAGCCCGCCGTTGCTCGGCCTGGGCCTTGATCTCACGCCGGCGCTGATCATCCGCCGAGCGCCATTCGCGGATGTCTTCCACATGGCGGAAGCAGCCCATGCACACGCGCTCGTCATCGAGCTTGCACAGGCTCACGCACGGCGACTCGACCGCGGGGTTGATATTGGAATACAGGGGCTTGGGCGCACGCGGAGCAGTCATGGTCAGATTTCGTCGAAGTCCAGCTCCACGCCGGCCTGCTCCAGGGTGACGCGGGTGAGCATTTCGCTGAGCAGCTCATCGCTGGAGTCGCACATCCAGGCCTTGCTGTCTTCGTCATAGTCGAAGTGAAAGCCACCGGAGCGGGCCGCCAGCCACAGCTGACGCAGCGGTTCCTGACGGCTGAAGATCAATTGGCTGCTGTTCTCGAACTTGACGGTCAGTACCCCCGCGGAGTTCTCCAGGTCCACGTCCAGGCCGCTCTCGTCGAAGATATCTTCCAGCGCTTGCTGGGTGGCATCGACCAGATCATGAAAATCGGCTTCGCTCAAACTCATTGCGGGATCCTCGGGTTGGGCAGTTCTATCACAGCGCGGGAAGATACGAGGGCACGCGCCTGATTGCAAAGGATAACGACAGCCCGCCGTCGGGCCATCGGGGCAGCTGCATAGGCAAATCGCGTGGCTCGCCGGTATACTCCGGCCCAATTGATGCTTATTACAAAGGATTTCGCCATGAAGCGCCTGATCTCTTCCTTCGCTGCGCTTGTCGCGGTTGCCTGCCTGCTTTCTGCCTGCGGCCAGAAGGGCCCGCTGTTCCTGCCTGACGGCAGCAAACACCCGGAAGGCATGTCGCAAACCGATTCGCACAAACACAGCATGTAAGGGAACCCCATGGACGCTTTCAACTACCGCGACGGCCAGCTGTTCGCGGAAGGGGTCGCTTTGGCCGCGCTGGCCGAGCGCTTCGGCACGCCCACCTATGTCTACTCCCGCGCCCATATCGAGGGGCAGTACCGCGCCTACGCCGATGCCCTGCAGGGCATGCCGCACCTGGTGTGTTTCGCCGTCAAGGCCAACTCCAACCTCGGCGTGCTGAATGTGCTTGCGCGCCTGGGCGCCGGCTTCGACATCGTCTCCGGTGGCGAGCTCGAGCGTGTCCTGGCCGCCGGCGGGCGCGCCGACCGCGTGGTCTTCTCCGGCGTCGGCAAGACCCGTGAAGACATGCGCCGCGCCCTCGAAGTGGGAGTGCATTGCTTCAACGTCGAGTCCACCGACGAGCTCGAACGCCTGCAAGAGGTCGCCGCCGACCTGGGTGTGCGTGCGCCGATCTCCCTGCGCGTCAACCCGGACGTCGATGCCGGCACCCACCCGTACATCTCCACCGGCCTCAAGGAGAACAAGTTCGGCATCGACATCGCCGCCGCCGAAGACGTTTACATCCGCGCCGCGCAGCTGCCAAACCTGGAAATCGTCGGCGTCGACTGCCACATCGGCTCGCAGCTCACCAGCCTGCCGCCCTTCCTCGACGCCCTCGATCGCCTGCTGGGCCTGATCGACCGCCTCGGCGACTGCGGCATCCACCTGCGCCACATCGACCTGGGCGGCGGCCTCGGCGTGCGTTATCGCGACGAGCAGCCACCGCTGGCGGCCGACTACATCCAGGCCGTGCGCCAGCGCCTCGAAGGCCGCGAGCTGGGCCTGGTGTTCGAGCCAGGGCGCTTCATCGTCGCCAACGCCGGCGTGCTGCTGACCCGCGTCGAATACCTCAAGCACACCGAGCACAAGGATTTCGCCATCGTCGATGCGGCCATGAACGACCTGATCCGCCCAGCCCTGTACCAGGCCTGGATGGACGTCAAGGCGGTGCAGCCGCGCGAAGGCGCCGGGCGCGCCTACGACGTGGTCGGGCCGATCTGCGAGACCGGCGACTTCCTGGCCAAGGACCGCCAGCTGACCCTGGCCGAAGGCGACCTGCTGAGCGTGCATTCGGCGGGCGCCTACAGCTTCGTCATGAGCTCGAACTACAACACCCGCGGCCGCTGCGCGGAAATCCTCGTCGATGGTGACCAGGCCTTTGAAGTGCGTCGCCGGGAAACGGTGGCAGAGCTGTTCGCTGGCGAAAGCCTGCTGCCGGAGTAACCCCATGCTGCTGCGTTTTACCAAGATGCACGGGCTGGGCAATGACTTCATGGTGCTGGATCTGGTCAGCCAACACGCGCACATCCAGCCCAAGCATGCCAAGCAATGGGGCGACCGCCACACCGGCATTGGCTTCGACCAGCTGCTGCTGGTGGAGGCGCCGAGCAACCCCGAGGTAGACTTCCGCTACCGCATCTTCAACTCCGACGGTTCGGAAGTGGAGCAGTGCGGCAATGGTGCGCGCTGCTTTGCCCGCTTCGTGCTGGACAAGCGCCTGACCGCCAAGAAGCTGATCCGCGTGGAAACCAAGAGCGGCATCATCGAGCTGGACGTGCGCAACGATGGGCAGATCTGCGTGAACATGGGCCCGCCGCGCTTCACCCCGGCCGAGATTCCCTTCCAGGCTGAGCAGCAGGCACTCAGCTACCCGGTGCAGGTCGACGGCCAGACCCTGAACCTGGCCGCGCTGTCCATGGGCAACCCCCACGCCGTGTTGCGCGTCGACGACATCGACAGCGCGCCCGTGCATCAACTGGGGCCTCGCCTGGAACACCACGAGCGGTTCACGCAGCGGGTCAACGTCGGCTTCATGCAGGTGATCGACCGCAGCCGTGCCAAACTGCGGGTATGGGAACGCGGCGCCGGGGAAACCCAGGCCTGCGGCACCGGCGCCTGCGCGGCCGCGGTCGCCGCCATCAGCCAGGGCTGGATGGATTCGCCAGCCACCATCGACCTGCCCGGCGGGCGCCTGACCATCGAATGGCGCGGCCCCGGCCAGCCGGTGATGATGACGGGCCCGGCGGTGCGGGTCTACGAAGGACAGGTACGACTATGAGTGAGCGCCCAGCATGACCGACAAGCCTCAAGCCAACGCGACAACGCCCGACTCACAAGCTTCGGATGACGTGCCGCCCGTGCTCGAGGCGCAAGCGGTCGCCCGCTTCCTGCAGGCCAACCCGGCGTTTTTCGTCGAGCAGGAGGAGTTGCTGATGGGCCTGCGCCTGCCCCACCAGCGCGGCGACACGGTGTCGCTGGTGGAGCGGCAGATGAAGCTGCTGCGCGAGCGCAACATCGAGCTGCGCCATCGGCTGTCGCAACTGATGGACGTGGCGCGCGACAACGACCGCCTGTT includes these proteins:
- a CDS encoding TIGR02647 family protein, translating into MSYTPELVAELEILALYNLSNTREGLKIHHTASPEAVAAAQRLYDKELTTQPDGGYLTSLGLDAAGHAQSLLTILNVAEAA
- the lptM gene encoding LPS translocon maturation chaperone LptM; amino-acid sequence: MKRLISSFAALVAVACLLSACGQKGPLFLPDGSKHPEGMSQTDSHKHSM
- the cyaY gene encoding iron donor protein CyaY, encoding MSLSEADFHDLVDATQQALEDIFDESGLDVDLENSAGVLTVKFENSSQLIFSRQEPLRQLWLAARSGGFHFDYDEDSKAWMCDSSDELLSEMLTRVTLEQAGVELDFDEI
- the dapF gene encoding diaminopimelate epimerase gives rise to the protein MLLRFTKMHGLGNDFMVLDLVSQHAHIQPKHAKQWGDRHTGIGFDQLLLVEAPSNPEVDFRYRIFNSDGSEVEQCGNGARCFARFVLDKRLTAKKLIRVETKSGIIELDVRNDGQICVNMGPPRFTPAEIPFQAEQQALSYPVQVDGQTLNLAALSMGNPHAVLRVDDIDSAPVHQLGPRLEHHERFTQRVNVGFMQVIDRSRAKLRVWERGAGETQACGTGACAAAVAAISQGWMDSPATIDLPGGRLTIEWRGPGQPVMMTGPAVRVYEGQVRL
- the lysA gene encoding diaminopimelate decarboxylase, with translation MDAFNYRDGQLFAEGVALAALAERFGTPTYVYSRAHIEGQYRAYADALQGMPHLVCFAVKANSNLGVLNVLARLGAGFDIVSGGELERVLAAGGRADRVVFSGVGKTREDMRRALEVGVHCFNVESTDELERLQEVAADLGVRAPISLRVNPDVDAGTHPYISTGLKENKFGIDIAAAEDVYIRAAQLPNLEIVGVDCHIGSQLTSLPPFLDALDRLLGLIDRLGDCGIHLRHIDLGGGLGVRYRDEQPPLAADYIQAVRQRLEGRELGLVFEPGRFIVANAGVLLTRVEYLKHTEHKDFAIVDAAMNDLIRPALYQAWMDVKAVQPREGAGRAYDVVGPICETGDFLAKDRQLTLAEGDLLSVHSAGAYSFVMSSNYNTRGRCAEILVDGDQAFEVRRRETVAELFAGESLLPE
- a CDS encoding class I adenylate cyclase: MTRDYEIRPNLDEGVDREVLAKLRARFMKLNQGRMARAVEGLSTRQQLVLKLMPLLFHVNHPLLPGYVSGATPAGISRYEPEADELAEVQRLTRSFSYRTRPAHAPRPIQGLFLMGSLGTLAQAENSDLDVWVCHDPDLGEPALEELRKKCSLLEAWAETQGAEVHYFLIDTQSFAKGERADELSTENCGSTQHYLLLDEFYRTAIWVAGRTPLWWLVPVYDEARYPQYVHTLLSKRFIREDEMLDLGHMAHIPAGEFIGAGLWQLYKGLESPYKSVLKLLLTEVYASEHPNVQCLSLRFKQQVFANRLDLDELDPYMVVYRRIEEYLRGRGELERLELVRRSFYLKVNKRLTGPRQRTHNWQRELVARLAEEWGWDGHQLEALDSRGQWKVRQVVSERRMVVRELNYSYRFLTQFARNQQGASLINKRDFNVLGRRLYAAFERKANKIEVINPGIAPDLAEDTLTLVQAPDKREPGLTHWSLYNGSLGAYEWERFAPFKRCRHLLELLTWSHRNGVIDSTTRLALHPGSSDLTEFELFNLIHSLQQSIPLPLSTVPEEQLLTPAVPMQVLLLVNIGVDPLKHHRDLNILMTTERTDSLSYAGARENLVLTLDQAVLNSWNELQVRRHDGPHALLECLRDYLNALPENLAPTVVKVRCFCHNRAPAIAQRVEMLLRNSQKLLRTRLGYRYLIQVEKHYHILHLVPGNVTHVALASMAELLEYLGRELASYSPLYLDPKALEDSDLALLLPQAQPECIQVFYRLRGTQADLYVLDEHNALWQQRVHLHDENNLLIHLQRFFESTLQRRESIIEPENPRHSAIHEILFYRIEAQPNSRAGRLEPRAAPATPVSKPFYDVQAIIGRGAAGGQVQVTLYCNEREFSQLDYGDQLFARVAEEILGQRSETEHYPCYITDVDLTGLLGKGIGSTNLHLRYKTELEKSLNRAMDEL
- the argH gene encoding argininosuccinate lyase — its product is MSTDKTNQSWGGRFSEPVDAFVARFTASVNFDQRLYRHDIMGSVAHASMLAKVGVLTDAERDSIVAGLQTIQGEIEAGSFEWRVDLEDVHMNIEARLTDRIGITGKKLHTGRSRNDQVATDIRLWLRDEIDLILAEITRLQQGLLEQAEREAETIMPGFTHLQTAQPVTFGHHLLAWFEMLSRDYERLVDCRKRTNRMPLGSAALAGTTYPIDREYTAQLLGFDAVGGNSLDNVSDRDFAIEFCSAASIAMMHLSRFSEELVLWTSAQFQFIDLPDRFCTGSSIMPQKKNPDVPELVRGKSGRVFGALMGLLTLMKGQPLAYNKDNQEDKEPLFDAADTLRDSLRAFADMIPAIKPRPAVMREAALRGFSTATDLADYLVRRGLPFRDCHEIVGHAVKYGVQSGKDLAEMSLEELRQFSDQIEQDVFAVLTLEGSVNARNHIGGTAPAQVRAAVQRGQALLASR
- a CDS encoding DUF1289 domain-containing protein, whose protein sequence is MTAPRAPKPLYSNINPAVESPCVSLCKLDDERVCMGCFRHVEDIREWRSADDQRRREIKAQAEQRRALAQG